From Leptotrichia wadei, one genomic window encodes:
- the cobM gene encoding precorrin-4 C(11)-methyltransferase, with product MKKVYFIGAGPGDPELITVKGQRIVKEADVIIYAGSLVPREVIECHKEGAEVYNSATMNLDEVMEVTIKAQKNGKLVARVHTGDPSIFGAIREQMDILDEYGIEYEVVPGVSSFVAAAAAIKKEFTLPDVSQTIICTRLEGRTPVPETESLESLASHKCSMAIFLSVQMIDEVVKRLLKHYEKTTPIAIVQRATWDDQKIIMGTLENIAQKVKDEKITKTAQILVGNFMGDEYSKSKLYDKTFSHEFRRGIKE from the coding sequence ATGAAAAAAGTATACTTCATAGGAGCAGGGCCTGGAGATCCTGAATTAATAACAGTAAAAGGACAAAGAATTGTAAAGGAAGCAGATGTCATAATTTATGCGGGTTCGCTTGTGCCAAGAGAAGTTATTGAATGTCATAAAGAAGGAGCGGAAGTTTATAATTCTGCTACAATGAATTTAGATGAAGTGATGGAAGTTACAATAAAAGCTCAGAAAAATGGGAAATTGGTTGCAAGAGTTCATACTGGGGATCCAAGTATTTTTGGAGCAATAAGGGAACAAATGGATATTTTGGATGAATATGGAATCGAGTATGAAGTCGTGCCAGGAGTGAGTTCATTTGTAGCTGCTGCTGCCGCAATAAAAAAAGAGTTCACATTGCCTGATGTGAGTCAAACAATAATTTGTACAAGACTGGAAGGAAGAACACCTGTTCCTGAAACAGAAAGTCTAGAAAGCCTAGCTTCACACAAATGCTCAATGGCAATATTTTTGTCTGTACAAATGATTGATGAAGTTGTGAAAAGACTATTAAAACATTACGAGAAAACAACTCCAATTGCAATTGTCCAAAGAGCTACTTGGGATGATCAAAAAATTATTATGGGAACATTGGAAAACATTGCTCAAAAAGTGAAAGATGAAAAAATTACGAAAACTGCACAAATTTTAGTTGGAAACTTTATGGGGGATGAATATTCTAAATCTAAACTTTATGATAAGACATTTTCGCATGAGTTTAGAAGAGGGATTAAAGAATAA
- a CDS encoding DUF488 domain-containing protein — protein sequence MKFEIKWKRAYEKIGEADGFRILVDKLWPRGLKKEDAKIDYWAKIITPSKELRQNYHKGIINFENFSEKYRKELEENSDFEEFEGIIVEELKKGNVTMVYASRTPELSHIPVLKEFIEEKLGK from the coding sequence ATGAAATTTGAAATTAAATGGAAAAGAGCTTATGAAAAAATTGGAGAAGCGGATGGTTTTAGAATATTGGTCGATAAATTATGGCCTAGAGGGTTAAAAAAGGAAGATGCAAAAATTGATTATTGGGCAAAAATTATTACGCCATCAAAGGAATTGAGACAAAATTATCATAAAGGAATTATCAATTTTGAAAATTTTTCTGAAAAATATAGAAAAGAATTGGAAGAAAATTCGGATTTTGAGGAATTTGAGGGTATAATAGTGGAAGAGTTGAAAAAGGGAAATGTGACAATGGTTTATGCGAGTAGAACTCCAGAATTGAGCCATATTCCTGTATTAAAGGAATTTATTGAGGAAAAGTTGGGAAAATAG
- the cobI gene encoding precorrin-2 C(20)-methyltransferase yields MKKGKFYGIGVGVGDPENITVKATKKLHEVDVIVLPEAKSGEGSTAFNIVKEYLKPGVEQMFLEFPMIKDVEARKIFRKNNADKISEELEKGKNVAFLTIGDPMTYSTYTYVLEHIADDVEVETIAGITSFNSIAARLNVPLMIGDEDLKLVSVNRKTDIYKEIENNDNLVLMKISRNFEKIKKAIIETGNKENAVIVSDCGKENEVVYWDIESVEEVPYFSTMILKKKGVKEWKRFLKTL; encoded by the coding sequence ATGAAAAAAGGTAAATTTTATGGTATTGGAGTTGGAGTGGGAGATCCTGAAAATATAACGGTTAAAGCGACGAAAAAATTGCACGAAGTGGATGTAATTGTATTGCCTGAGGCGAAAAGTGGAGAAGGAAGCACGGCTTTTAATATTGTAAAAGAGTATTTGAAACCTGGTGTAGAGCAAATGTTTTTGGAGTTTCCGATGATAAAAGATGTGGAAGCAAGAAAAATTTTTAGAAAAAATAATGCTGATAAAATAAGTGAGGAACTTGAAAAAGGGAAAAATGTGGCATTTTTGACAATTGGAGATCCGATGACTTATAGCACATATACTTATGTTTTGGAGCATATTGCAGATGATGTTGAAGTGGAAACTATTGCTGGAATAACTTCGTTTAATAGCATTGCAGCTAGACTGAATGTGCCTTTGATGATTGGCGATGAAGATTTGAAATTGGTGTCTGTCAATCGAAAAACTGATATTTATAAGGAAATTGAAAATAATGATAATTTAGTTTTGATGAAAATAAGCAGAAATTTTGAGAAAATTAAAAAGGCAATAATTGAAACAGGAAATAAAGAAAATGCTGTAATTGTTTCAGATTGCGGAAAAGAAAATGAAGTTGTTTATTGGGATATTGAGAGTGTGGAGGAAGTTCCTTATTTTTCGACGATGATATTGAAGAAGAAAGGAGTTAAGGAGTGGAAGAGATTTCTAAAAACACTTTAA